A genomic window from Vitis riparia cultivar Riparia Gloire de Montpellier isolate 1030 chromosome 18, EGFV_Vit.rip_1.0, whole genome shotgun sequence includes:
- the LOC117907784 gene encoding disease resistance protein RUN1-like yields the protein MAFASSSSSSSSQGSYDVFLSFRGEDTRNNFTAHLYQELRTKGINTFIDDDKLERGRVISPALVTAIENSMFSIIVLSENYASSKWCLEELAKILECMKTRGQRVLPIFYNVDPSDVKKQRGKFGEALAKHEENLENLERVQIWKDALTQVANLSGWDSRNKEVKKLKAYSSTCFIYKRQ from the exons ATGGCTTttgcttcctcttcttcttcttcttcttctcaagGGAGCTATGATGTGTTCTTGAGCTTTAGAGGAGAAGACACCCGCAATAACTTCACTGCCCATCTGTATCAGGAGTTGCGCACTAAAGGAATCAACACTTTCATAGATGATGACAAGCTTGAGAGAGGCCGGGTCATATCTCCTGCCCTTGTTACAGCAATTGAGAACTCCATGTTTTCCATCATTGTTTTATCAGAAAATTATGCATCTTCTAAATGGTGTCTGGAGGAGCTTGCAAAGATACTGGAGTGCATGAAAACCAGAGGACAGAGGGTTCTCCCAATTTTCTATAATGTGGATCCCTCAGATGTGAAAAAACAGAGGGGAAAATTTGGAGAAGCCTTAGCTAAACATGAAGAGAATTTGGAGAATTTGGAGAGGGTGCAGATTTGGAAGGATGCTCTCACTCAAGTTGCAAACTTATCTGGTTGGGATTCAAGGAATAA GGAAGTGAAAAAATTGAAGGCATATTCCTCAACTTGTTTCATTTACAAGAGACAATAG